acATACATGTGATAAAAGATTTGTATTCAGAATATGTTAAGAATTCCTACAATcagtaagtaaaagaaaaacccactttggaaaataggcaaaagacctgaacagccATGTCATTAAAGAGatccaaatgaccaataaacatagaaaaagatGTTCAGTGTAATTATGTATATTAACACCATGACTGTAATTACATGCTACTTCAAACGCAGCAGAATggctgaaaatggaaaaacataagTATTCACAAGAATGTCCAGCAAAGGCAACTTTCATTTGtggctgctgggaatgtaaaaaaaaatgtttggcatTATCTAGCATATTTAATTATATGCATATCTTATGGTCcttcaatttcacttctaggtttTTCCCCTAGATAAATGAGTAAGCCTACCAGAGGTCATGCAGAAACTGTTTCACAGCACCTCTATTTCTGATAGTCAACAACTTGAAGCAAACCAGATGTTTACTATGTGTTTATACAATGCAATACAAACcagtgattaaagaaaaaaagaatgaactactgatacatgcaagaACTTGGATAAACCTCACAAGTTAATGTTGAGTAAGAGAATATAGACACGAGTACAtctgtatgattctattcatGTGAAGTTCAAGATAGGCAAAATAATCAGTGGTGATAGAAATCAGCATGGTGATTACTGGGTGAGTGGGTGATGACTGGgaagagcaaaaggaaaattTCTGTGGTGACAGAGATGTTCTATACCTTGACTTTAATTTTGGTGGTAGATATATGGTTATATACAAATCTGAAAATTCATTGAACTGTACAGTTTGGATTATGCACTTTACCTGCTTTACTATGTTATTCCtcagtgaaaattaaaaacattaattgcCATATCACAGAACTGAGGAGGAATATCATTTGATAACCTTAATAGATGTAGGTAAGTAttaaataaagttcaaaaacagtcatgttcaaaaaaaaaaaaactcagaaataatTAGTAATAGAAGAGGAGGTCTTTATCTGATAAAGGGAATGTGAATAAAGAATAACTTagaaaaaattatacttaattacaaaatattgaaaacatttcctctgagatcaacaacaaaataaaaatgtcttttgtgAAGCAGATCTCAAGACAGAATTAGAATAGTACTAGATTTATTGGAGAAAATGCTTGTGAAAGATAAGGGAAAGATGGAGCAAATGTTGGCCAGGAGAGCCTTGAAATTGTGACGGAGGTctaacacaagaaaagaaagaaggaaggaggattaGATAGAAGAGTGCCAGACTACAGAGCATTTCTCAGAAAGGGTCATTCAGGCCAGTGAGGAAACCAGATTAAAAATTGTTCATTAGCAGAGTCGTGTGTAAGGCAGAAATGAACtgactagaaaatataaataaaattataatagaaaatacagtataatatgagggtgagtcagaaattatacACTCAGATACGTTCGATAGGTTACTCCTTTCTGCCCGTGCACACCGCCGAGTAAGCATCGTTGACGTCTCCCCCCTCCACTGCCGTCATGTCTAAGAGTCTCCCAAAGAGCCCGAACAGCTGTGGAAGCTCTTCATCGGAGGTTTGAGCTTTGAAACAACCGATGAGAGTCTGAGGAGCCATTTTGAGCAATGGGGAATGCTCACAGACTGTGTGGTAATGAGGGATCCAAACACGAAGTGCTCCAGAAGCTTCGGGTTTGTCACCTATGCCACTGTGGAGGAGGTGGATGCGGCCATGAATGCAGGGCCACACAAGGTGGGTGGAAGAGTTGTGGAACCAAAGAGGGCTGtctcaagagaagattctcaaagacctggggcccacttaactgtgaaaaagatttttgtcggtggcattaaagaagacactgaggaacatcacttagattattttgaacagtatggggaaattgaagtgattgaaatcatgactgaccaaggcagtggcaaaaagagaggctttgcTTTCGTAACCTTTGATGACCATGACTCTGTAGACAAGATTGTCATTCAGAATTACCACACTGTGAATGGCCACAACTGTGAAGTAAGGAAAGCCCTatctaagcaagagatggctagtgctTCATCGAGTCAGAGAGGTCGAAGTGGTTTCGGAAACTTTGGTGGTGGTCGTGGAGGTGGTTTTGGTGAAAATGACAACTTTGGTCATGGAGGAAACTTCAGTGGTCgaggtggctttggtggcagccgcggtggtggtggatatggtggcagtggggatggctataatggatttggtaatgatggaagcaattttggaggtggtggaagctacaatgattttggcaattacaacaatcagtcttcaaattttggacccaTGAAAGGAGGGAACTTGGGAGGCAGAAGTTCTGGCCCCTATGACGGTGGAGGCCAATACTTTGCCAAACCACGAAACCAAGGTGGCTATGGCAGtggcagaaggttttaattactgccaggaaacaaagcttagcaggagaggagagccagagaagtgacagggaagctacaggttacaacagatttgtgaactccgccaagcacagtggtggcagggcctAGCTGCTACAGAGAAGACATGTTTTGGACAATACTCATGTGTATGGGCAAAAAAAACTCGAGGACTGTATTTGTGACTAATTGtataacaggttattttagtttctgttctgtggaaagtgtaaagcattccaacaaagggctttaatgcagattttttttttttgcacccatgctgttgattgctaaatgtaatagtctgatcatgacgctgaataaatgtctttttttttttttaaaattatacacactctgtagaatttatagaagttttaatataactggagtgtgggtaatttttgactcacccttgtatgtaagaaataatagagaaataaGCTGTAATAGCTGGTACAAAAATGGTAATTGGAGTAAAAAAGCTACATCAAAATAGGTCATTTATGAGGGACACATTTAAAAGGACAAAGGTTGGCACACACAAAGGTGGAATGCAAGAATATTGAGAAGATCCAGTAATTAAATCCAACACTTTAACCAGCTAGTGgagaaaattctaaacaaaaagaTGACctacagatggagaaaacatttgcaaacaatgacTGACAagaacttaatttccaaaatatacaaacggcTCATACATctcaatgttaaaaaaacaacccaatcagaagacctaaacagacacttctccaaagaagacacagatgggcaacaggcacatgaaaagatgctcaacactgataattattagagaaatgcaaatca
The window above is part of the Hippopotamus amphibius kiboko isolate mHipAmp2 chromosome 4, mHipAmp2.hap2, whole genome shotgun sequence genome. Proteins encoded here:
- the LOC130851929 gene encoding heterogeneous nuclear ribonucleoprotein A1-like, coding for MAMENRWVVSEEANHKTPYDLNRYLFTNIYCSIIHNSQKSPKEPEQLWKLFIGGLSFETTDESLRSHFEQWGMLTDCVVMRDPNTKCSRSFGFVTYATVEEVDAAMNAGPHKVGGRVVEPKRAVSREDSQRPGAHLTVKKIFVGGIKEDTEEHHLDYFEQYGEIEVIEIMTDQGSGKKRGFAFVTFDDHDSVDKIVIQNYHTVNGHNCEVRKALSKQEMASASSSQRGRSGFGNFGGGRGGGFGENDNFGHGGNFSGRGGFGGSRGGGGYGGSGDGYNGFGNDGSNFGGGGSYNDFGNYNNQSSNFGPMKGGNLGGRSSGPYDGGGQYFAKPRNQGGYGSGRRF